In the genome of Bremerella sp. JC817, one region contains:
- a CDS encoding 4Fe-4S binding protein, whose translation MAFVVTSPCDGCKYTDCVTVCPCECFREGETMLYIDPETCIDCGACEPECPVEAIFPEEDVPEQWQHFIELNAAMALEKPPIVIKKNPLLKEGD comes from the coding sequence ATGGCGTTCGTGGTTACCTCTCCGTGCGACGGCTGCAAATATACCGACTGTGTGACGGTTTGCCCCTGCGAGTGCTTTCGGGAAGGGGAAACGATGCTCTATATCGATCCAGAAACCTGCATCGACTGCGGGGCCTGCGAGCCGGAGTGCCCTGTGGAGGCGATCTTCCCCGAAGAAGATGTGCCCGAACAGTGGCAACACTTTATCGAGCTGAACGCCGCAATGGCACTCGAAAAACCGCCGATCGTGATCAAGAAGAACCCCCTATTAAAAGAGGGTGACTAG
- a CDS encoding class I SAM-dependent methyltransferase has translation MDVRHFNRDAWNRQVESNDRWTIPVSSEEIAQARAGEWSLILTPTKQIPRTWFPATMTGVKILCLASGGGQQGPILAATGAEVTVLDNSPKQLAQDQLVAERDCLTLATIEGDMADLSAFADESFDLIFHPCSNCFAENILPVWREAFRVLKPGGELLAGFCNPLRFLFDERAQEEKQELVVRHALPYSDLTSLTEAEREQAMQTRPLEFGHTLADQIGGQLQAGFHLIDFLEDRFDETDMISRYIDTFIATRARKP, from the coding sequence ATGGACGTTCGTCACTTCAATCGCGATGCGTGGAACCGCCAGGTCGAATCGAACGATCGTTGGACGATCCCCGTCAGCTCCGAAGAGATCGCCCAAGCCAGGGCAGGGGAGTGGTCGCTGATCCTGACTCCGACCAAACAGATTCCACGAACGTGGTTTCCGGCGACCATGACTGGCGTGAAGATCTTATGCCTTGCCTCAGGGGGTGGTCAGCAAGGACCGATCCTGGCGGCAACCGGGGCAGAAGTCACCGTGCTGGACAACTCACCCAAGCAACTCGCCCAAGACCAACTCGTCGCCGAGCGTGATTGTTTGACTCTGGCAACCATCGAGGGAGACATGGCCGACCTGAGTGCGTTCGCCGACGAGTCGTTCGACCTGATCTTTCACCCCTGCTCGAACTGCTTTGCCGAGAACATCCTACCCGTCTGGCGAGAAGCGTTTCGCGTGCTGAAGCCTGGTGGCGAACTACTCGCGGGCTTCTGCAATCCGCTCCGCTTCCTCTTCGACGAACGAGCCCAGGAAGAAAAGCAGGAACTGGTCGTCCGTCACGCACTGCCATATTCTGATCTGACCAGCCTGACCGAGGCCGAACGCGAACAAGCGATGCAGACCCGGCCGCTGGAATTTGGTCACACGCTCGCCGACCAGATCGGTGGCCAACTTCAAGCAGGCTTCCATCTGATTGACTTCCTGGAAGACCGCTTTGACGAGACCGATATGATCTCGCGCTACATCGACACCTTCATCGCGACGCGTGCCCGTAAGCCCTAA
- a CDS encoding DUF1559 domain-containing protein produces MQPTRWRLGKSGFIYLEARAFRGFTLVELLVVIAIIGVLIALLLPAVQQAREAARRMQCTNNLKQIGLAIHNYASTHGVFPSGYISHATRDGSGPSSAAIDGDTWDAAPGWGWGALLLPFLEQGNVADAIDWRSPIWNATNRAAIATPLTGFLCPSVSGETEPFTLRDEAAGALTRFGDPIVVGRSHYLASHGQESCWGECGSSASGLVFTDIYAGTTKTVTIHGDASKVADGPFYRNSRVRFRDITDGTTNTLFISEHSSKLSDKTWVGVVPGAFTHPRFLTPENGPDAAATLVMMHVGPSGGELDITGSPIIHPMNYPTLHVGQMYSEHPGGGNVMYGDGSVGFQPETIDLILAAELASMNEGEVIQSRGF; encoded by the coding sequence ATGCAGCCAACACGCTGGCGATTGGGGAAATCTGGTTTCATTTACCTCGAGGCCCGCGCATTTCGCGGGTTTACCCTGGTGGAACTGCTCGTTGTCATTGCGATCATCGGTGTGCTGATCGCCCTCTTGTTGCCGGCCGTGCAGCAAGCCCGCGAGGCAGCTCGGCGAATGCAATGCACCAACAACCTGAAGCAGATCGGTTTGGCGATCCATAACTATGCGTCGACGCATGGCGTGTTTCCTTCGGGATATATCAGTCACGCAACGCGGGATGGCAGTGGCCCCAGTTCGGCAGCGATTGATGGCGATACGTGGGACGCCGCACCTGGCTGGGGATGGGGAGCACTCTTGTTACCCTTCCTGGAGCAGGGCAACGTAGCCGATGCGATCGACTGGCGAAGTCCCATTTGGAACGCAACCAATCGCGCGGCCATCGCTACGCCACTGACCGGTTTCCTCTGCCCTTCCGTCAGTGGAGAAACGGAACCGTTCACTCTTCGCGATGAAGCGGCGGGCGCGTTGACTCGATTTGGCGATCCAATTGTCGTTGGTCGTTCCCATTACTTGGCCAGTCACGGGCAAGAGTCGTGCTGGGGCGAATGTGGCTCCTCGGCGAGCGGGCTGGTCTTCACCGACATTTATGCAGGAACCACCAAGACTGTTACGATTCATGGCGACGCGTCGAAGGTTGCCGATGGACCGTTCTATCGCAATTCACGCGTCCGTTTTCGCGACATCACCGACGGAACGACCAACACGCTGTTCATCAGCGAGCACTCCTCGAAGCTAAGCGACAAAACCTGGGTTGGCGTCGTGCCGGGGGCGTTCACGCATCCTCGGTTTTTAACACCAGAGAATGGACCTGATGCGGCCGCCACACTGGTGATGATGCACGTCGGCCCTTCAGGAGGCGAACTCGATATCACCGGCAGCCCGATCATTCACCCGATGAACTATCCGACGCTACACGTTGGCCAGATGTATTCCGAGCATCCTGGCGGCGGCAACGTGATGTATGGCGATGGTTCGGTCGGCTTTCAGCCAGAAACGATCGACCTGATCTTGGCGGCCGAGTTGGCCAGCATGAACGAAGGCGAAGTCATTCAGTCGCGAGGGTTTTAG
- a CDS encoding HEAT repeat domain-containing protein: protein MLRWVVVFIAIVLSSPSLYALSPDVLQDPTAEGFYDAWVEKLADLPPLVIPGVPKAPPAFSGKEDPNAKQSDELINAINDSLGTKDAVKALGRGLLRFPQAEVRKEAANSIWLVDKKSQPLAILALRAALSDPDPGVRERAALSLSNLRDDGAEAALGELVNQLDVETNQETNHAIASVIEAFGPKAAPAVPYLTRRHLRLMQQEKDLFYSMDISTFAKIGEASLPVVPVIVFDALNDQEYYACETLGRLGCEKELIMLMSRDKPDRLAEMAVRGAGFLPKCSPEVIERMIAVTENADSEFLRGVCLEALGKARPTSEKIVKMMVDSLLNSDTNSLRRSAAEALGNCDPKFPIAIDPLKKSVAEDGDRDVRQAAATALAKYPVEAESVYLALVDEAIRSESIQVVGLRQLQLDSVPAILSTINDAKLTDAQREIAVLSLQWVDKLREDSDGKKNWEPLVAPIKVIATDEMLAPGIRAAAMFVLRYWGMPVEPMEPVMLASINGAYFSGTRIDSMRWVESNADQLVSPDQAIAELIKATEDEKVYAQRWAANALAQMGQKAKPAIPQLLKLVQSENDYVSREAIKAVAKINCEPELCIATLLKVEDSEAVKAAATLAAPDNVDAQPVIAELRKRLEEGDDDLTLMEAIQQLGPKSIPLIKLVIAQIEGPEATHYTADALLKMGPTVEDQVVEPLVGFALKQPEVAYRVLKGLGEMKSAGPALAKAAPKLLADGDARQATLEALGKLAPSSKAALPSMAPLLMSDDSFVRHTALDAIIKFGPDAKPYLPQMKKMAENEPAGFQRGVEQKVKDFEASLK from the coding sequence ATGCTTCGCTGGGTCGTCGTCTTCATTGCCATCGTCTTGTCTTCGCCGTCGCTCTATGCCCTGTCGCCGGATGTGCTGCAAGATCCAACGGCTGAAGGCTTCTACGATGCGTGGGTCGAAAAGCTGGCCGATTTGCCTCCACTGGTTATCCCTGGCGTCCCGAAGGCTCCGCCCGCGTTCTCTGGTAAAGAAGACCCCAACGCCAAGCAATCGGACGAGTTGATCAATGCGATCAACGATAGCCTCGGAACGAAGGATGCCGTGAAAGCCCTCGGGCGTGGGCTGCTGAGGTTTCCTCAGGCCGAGGTTCGCAAGGAAGCGGCCAATTCGATCTGGCTGGTCGACAAGAAGTCGCAGCCGCTGGCGATCTTGGCTCTGCGGGCAGCGCTATCCGATCCAGATCCCGGAGTTCGGGAGCGTGCTGCGTTATCGCTTTCCAACTTGCGAGATGATGGTGCCGAGGCTGCCTTGGGGGAACTGGTAAATCAACTCGACGTCGAAACCAATCAAGAAACGAATCATGCGATTGCCAGCGTCATTGAGGCCTTCGGTCCGAAGGCTGCACCTGCGGTGCCTTACCTGACGCGTCGACATTTAAGGCTCATGCAGCAGGAAAAGGACCTATTTTACAGCATGGATATTTCAACGTTTGCCAAGATCGGCGAAGCATCGCTGCCAGTCGTTCCGGTGATTGTCTTCGACGCACTGAACGATCAGGAATACTACGCCTGCGAAACGCTCGGACGGCTTGGCTGTGAAAAAGAACTGATCATGCTCATGTCGCGCGACAAGCCAGATCGTCTGGCCGAAATGGCGGTCCGCGGAGCAGGCTTCTTGCCGAAGTGTTCGCCAGAAGTGATCGAACGAATGATCGCAGTCACCGAAAACGCAGATAGTGAGTTCCTCCGCGGCGTTTGTCTGGAAGCCCTGGGCAAGGCACGACCGACCAGTGAGAAGATCGTCAAAATGATGGTCGATAGTCTGTTGAACTCCGACACGAACTCGCTTCGTCGCAGCGCGGCCGAAGCCCTGGGGAATTGCGATCCGAAGTTTCCGATCGCGATCGATCCTTTAAAGAAATCGGTGGCCGAAGATGGCGATCGCGACGTTCGGCAAGCGGCGGCGACGGCGCTGGCCAAGTATCCGGTCGAAGCAGAATCGGTATACCTGGCCCTGGTCGATGAAGCAATCCGCAGCGAATCGATCCAGGTCGTCGGTTTGCGTCAGTTGCAACTCGACTCGGTGCCAGCAATTCTGAGCACGATCAACGACGCGAAGCTGACCGATGCCCAGCGTGAGATTGCTGTTCTCTCGCTGCAATGGGTCGACAAGCTTCGCGAGGACTCTGACGGTAAGAAGAACTGGGAGCCGTTGGTCGCTCCGATCAAGGTGATTGCCACCGACGAGATGTTAGCGCCAGGCATTCGTGCCGCCGCGATGTTTGTCTTGCGATACTGGGGCATGCCTGTCGAACCGATGGAACCGGTCATGCTTGCTTCGATTAACGGGGCTTATTTCTCAGGCACCCGGATCGACTCGATGCGTTGGGTGGAAAGCAACGCCGATCAGCTTGTCAGTCCCGATCAAGCCATCGCTGAGTTGATCAAGGCAACCGAAGACGAAAAGGTCTATGCCCAGCGTTGGGCTGCGAACGCATTGGCTCAGATGGGCCAGAAGGCCAAGCCCGCAATCCCTCAGTTGCTGAAGCTGGTCCAGTCCGAGAATGACTATGTCAGCCGAGAAGCAATCAAGGCGGTCGCCAAGATCAACTGCGAACCAGAGCTGTGCATCGCGACGCTGTTGAAGGTGGAGGATTCCGAAGCGGTCAAAGCCGCCGCAACCCTGGCCGCTCCGGACAATGTGGATGCCCAGCCAGTCATCGCCGAACTACGGAAGCGACTGGAAGAAGGAGACGACGACCTGACGTTGATGGAAGCGATCCAGCAGTTGGGCCCGAAGTCGATCCCGCTCATCAAGTTGGTGATCGCCCAGATCGAAGGGCCAGAAGCGACGCACTACACCGCGGATGCTTTACTGAAGATGGGCCCGACGGTCGAAGACCAGGTGGTAGAGCCGCTGGTTGGGTTCGCCCTCAAGCAACCAGAGGTCGCTTACAGGGTGCTCAAAGGCTTAGGCGAAATGAAGTCGGCCGGGCCTGCTTTAGCCAAGGCGGCACCAAAGCTTCTGGCCGACGGAGACGCCCGGCAAGCCACGCTTGAGGCTCTTGGCAAGTTGGCACCCTCCTCCAAGGCTGCCTTGCCGTCGATGGCACCTCTACTCATGTCCGATGACAGCTTCGTTCGTCACACGGCTCTGGACGCGATCATCAAGTTCGGTCCAGATGCCAAGCCATACCTTCCGCAGATGAAGAAGATGGCCGAGAACGAACCTGCCGGTTTTCAGCGTGGTGTCGAACAAAAAGTGAAAGACTTTGAAGCGTCGCTGAAGTAG
- the carB gene encoding carbamoyl-phosphate synthase large subunit, whose amino-acid sequence MPRRDDIKKILIIGSGPIVIGQACEFDYSGTQACKALREEGYEVVLVNSNPATIMTDPDTADATYIEPLTPDILEKVIAKERPCALLPTLGGQTGLNLAMDLSKAGILDKYGVEMIGARADVIAKAEEREQFKQAMGKIGLEVCRGATVHTVQEARAVLEEVGLPAVVRPSFTLGGSGSSIAYNREEFDSLVRNGLDQSPVTEVLIEESIIGWKEYEMEVMRDKDDNVVIICSIENFDPMGVHTGDSITVAPAQTLTDKEYQRMRDASLAVIREIGVETGGSNIQFATDPNSDRMIVIEMNPRVSRSSALASKATGFPIAKIAAKLAVGYRLHELPNDITRETLACFEPSIDYVVTKIPRFAFEKFPEADSTLTTQMKSVGETMAIGRTFKESFQKALRGLEVGRFGFGCDGKDLWGTDEQPSEDEIRAKLAKPNAERPWYLRYALKSGMSVEQLYDITGIDPWFCDQMKQLVECEDEVAAVGDISKLSNEQLLQAKRWGFSDRQLATLLRSSELEVRSERKKRGIVATFKSVDTCAAEFEAYTPYYYSTYEIEDEVPVKAEGQKRIMILGGGPNRIGQGIEFDYCCCHASFALREMGIQSVMVNSNPETVSTDYDTSDLLFFEPLTTEDVLNICDRVQPDGVIVQFGGQTPLNLARGLATAGVPIIGTSVDTIDAAEDREQFQQLLNRLNLKQPANAIARNMSQARAEAAKVGYPALVRPSFVLGGRAMEICYDDKQFERFVAEAFLVAQGQPVLIDRFLEDATEVDVDCISDGDTVVVAGVMEHIEEAGVHSGDSACVIPPYSLPGPVVQEIREATIAMAKYLKVVGLMNVQFAVKAEDGKMNVYVLEVNPRASRTVPFVAKATGMPVAKIAAKVMAGCTLAELGITGEPIPAHVSIKESVFPFRKFPGVDIVLGPEMRSTGEVMGISERFSMAFAKCQLAAGVVLPKPDDGKIFVSVSGRHKDQIADISRRLKDLGYELLATDGTARRLEEAGVPAQRIKKLAEGHPNLLDLMIDGAVSLVMNTPSGKGARTDEGRIRAAAVQHGIPCITTIQAAEAATKAMEALREEGMEVESLQDRFKAVHIHQTT is encoded by the coding sequence GTGCCGCGACGCGACGATATCAAAAAGATCTTGATCATTGGTTCCGGTCCCATCGTGATCGGCCAGGCTTGCGAGTTCGACTATTCGGGTACTCAGGCCTGCAAAGCGCTTCGAGAAGAGGGGTACGAGGTGGTGCTGGTGAATTCCAACCCAGCCACCATCATGACCGATCCCGATACGGCCGATGCGACGTATATCGAACCGCTAACACCTGACATTCTGGAAAAGGTCATCGCCAAGGAACGTCCTTGCGCGTTGCTGCCAACGCTGGGCGGCCAGACCGGCTTGAACCTGGCAATGGATCTTTCCAAGGCCGGGATCCTCGACAAATACGGCGTCGAAATGATCGGTGCCCGCGCCGACGTGATCGCCAAGGCGGAAGAACGCGAACAGTTCAAGCAGGCGATGGGCAAGATCGGCCTGGAAGTCTGTCGTGGTGCCACCGTCCACACGGTCCAGGAAGCCCGAGCCGTTCTGGAAGAAGTCGGTTTGCCAGCCGTTGTTCGCCCAAGCTTCACGCTGGGTGGCTCAGGCTCGAGCATCGCCTACAACCGCGAAGAATTCGACAGCCTGGTCCGCAACGGCCTCGATCAGTCTCCCGTTACGGAAGTGCTGATCGAAGAGTCGATCATCGGCTGGAAAGAATACGAAATGGAGGTGATGCGCGACAAAGACGACAACGTCGTGATCATCTGCTCTATCGAAAACTTCGACCCGATGGGGGTCCACACCGGCGACTCGATCACGGTTGCCCCAGCCCAGACGCTGACCGACAAAGAATATCAGCGCATGCGTGACGCCTCGTTGGCAGTCATCCGCGAGATCGGTGTCGAAACGGGGGGCTCCAACATTCAGTTCGCCACCGATCCGAACTCGGATCGTATGATCGTCATCGAAATGAACCCACGTGTGAGCCGCAGTTCGGCTCTCGCATCGAAGGCCACCGGCTTCCCGATCGCCAAGATCGCCGCCAAGCTGGCCGTTGGCTATCGCCTGCACGAATTGCCGAACGACATCACCCGCGAAACGCTCGCCTGCTTCGAGCCTTCGATCGATTATGTCGTTACCAAGATTCCACGGTTCGCCTTCGAGAAGTTCCCGGAAGCGGACAGCACGCTGACGACCCAGATGAAGAGCGTCGGCGAAACGATGGCGATCGGTCGAACCTTCAAGGAATCGTTCCAGAAGGCTTTGCGTGGCCTGGAAGTCGGACGCTTCGGCTTTGGCTGCGACGGCAAAGACCTTTGGGGCACCGACGAACAGCCATCCGAAGACGAAATTCGCGCGAAGCTGGCCAAGCCAAACGCCGAACGTCCCTGGTACCTTCGCTACGCCCTGAAGTCGGGCATGTCGGTGGAACAGCTCTACGACATCACCGGCATCGACCCCTGGTTCTGCGACCAGATGAAGCAGCTGGTCGAATGTGAAGACGAAGTGGCAGCTGTCGGCGACATCTCGAAGCTGAGCAACGAACAACTGCTGCAAGCCAAACGCTGGGGCTTCTCCGATCGCCAACTGGCCACGCTCCTGCGAAGCAGTGAGCTGGAAGTTCGTAGCGAACGCAAGAAGCGTGGCATCGTCGCGACCTTCAAGTCGGTCGATACGTGTGCCGCCGAGTTCGAGGCCTACACGCCTTACTACTACTCGACCTACGAAATCGAAGACGAAGTTCCGGTCAAAGCAGAAGGCCAGAAGCGAATCATGATCCTGGGTGGCGGTCCGAACCGCATCGGCCAGGGGATCGAGTTCGACTACTGCTGCTGCCATGCCTCGTTCGCCCTCCGCGAAATGGGTATCCAGTCGGTGATGGTCAACAGCAACCCAGAAACGGTCAGTACCGACTACGACACGTCGGACCTGCTGTTCTTCGAGCCGCTGACTACCGAAGACGTGCTGAACATCTGCGACCGCGTTCAACCTGATGGCGTGATCGTGCAGTTCGGCGGTCAAACGCCTTTGAATCTGGCACGCGGCCTGGCAACGGCCGGTGTTCCAATCATCGGTACCAGCGTCGATACCATCGATGCCGCCGAAGACCGCGAACAGTTCCAGCAACTGCTCAACCGTTTGAACCTGAAGCAGCCCGCCAACGCGATCGCTCGCAACATGAGCCAGGCCCGAGCTGAAGCCGCTAAGGTTGGTTATCCCGCCCTGGTTCGCCCGAGCTTCGTGCTGGGTGGCCGTGCCATGGAAATCTGCTACGACGACAAGCAGTTCGAGCGATTCGTCGCCGAAGCGTTCCTGGTCGCTCAAGGCCAGCCAGTGCTGATCGACCGCTTCCTGGAAGACGCCACCGAAGTCGATGTCGACTGCATCAGCGACGGCGATACGGTCGTCGTTGCCGGTGTCATGGAACACATCGAAGAAGCAGGCGTGCACAGTGGTGACTCGGCTTGCGTGATTCCGCCTTACAGCCTGCCAGGCCCGGTCGTTCAAGAGATTCGCGAAGCGACCATCGCCATGGCCAAGTACCTGAAGGTGGTCGGCCTGATGAACGTTCAGTTCGCGGTCAAAGCGGAAGACGGCAAGATGAACGTCTACGTTCTGGAAGTGAACCCACGTGCCAGCCGTACCGTTCCTTTCGTTGCCAAAGCGACCGGCATGCCGGTCGCTAAGATTGCCGCCAAGGTGATGGCTGGCTGCACGCTGGCCGAACTTGGTATCACTGGCGAACCTATCCCGGCTCACGTTTCGATCAAAGAATCGGTCTTCCCGTTCCGCAAGTTCCCTGGCGTCGACATTGTCCTCGGCCCTGAAATGCGATCGACGGGCGAAGTGATGGGGATCAGCGAACGTTTCTCGATGGCATTCGCCAAGTGCCAATTGGCAGCCGGCGTTGTGCTGCCGAAGCCAGACGATGGCAAGATCTTCGTCAGTGTTTCCGGTCGTCACAAAGATCAGATCGCCGACATCTCGCGTCGCCTGAAAGACCTTGGCTACGAACTGCTGGCCACCGATGGTACCGCGCGTCGTCTGGAAGAAGCAGGCGTCCCCGCCCAGCGGATCAAGAAGCTGGCCGAAGGACATCCGAACCTGCTCGACCTGATGATCGATGGGGCGGTATCGCTGGTGATGAATACACCAAGCGGAAAGGGTGCCCGAACCGACGAAGGCCGCATTCGTGCCGCCGCCGTCCAGCATGGCATTCCATGTATCACGACCATCCAAGCCGCTGAAGCCGCCACCAAGGCGATGGAAGCTTTGCGTGAAGAAGGCATGGAAGTCGAGTCGCTGCAAGACCGCTTCAAAGCAGTCCACATCCACCAGACGACCTAG
- the argH gene encoding argininosuccinate lyase: MSRNSPSQSGVFSSAVDARVEKFTESISFDHRLYAQDIRGSIAHAEMLADVGVLTQDEATQITTALALIKGEIENGEFQFDEKLEDVHMNIESALVARLGDVGRKLHTGRSRNDQVSTDARLWVRDAIDQTDKLLEGLQKAFVGRCEADMDVILPAYTHMQRAQPVLAPHYWLAYTEKFQRDRERLADCRRRVNVCSLGTAALAGTTIPIDRDNVARRLEFEAVAANSIDVSSDRDFLVEYAFCLTMIAEHLSVWADEWVLWSSVEFKFIKIPQQFCTGSSIMPQKINPDVCELIRGKSARVIGNLQALLVLIKGLPLAYNRDLQEDKERLFDSVDTVHRSLDLAASIVEGAQLNVESINSRLEDGFLDATTLMEYLIGKGTPQRTAHHQIGSLVATAMDKGCRLADLPLDEFTAVNESLDKSVYDVLGVAKAVAAFRSYGSTSPGEVKKQVVRWKEQLELS; encoded by the coding sequence TTGTCCCGGAACAGCCCCTCTCAAAGCGGCGTTTTTAGCTCCGCAGTCGACGCTCGGGTCGAAAAGTTCACCGAAAGCATCAGCTTCGACCACCGGCTGTACGCCCAGGACATCCGTGGATCGATTGCGCACGCAGAAATGCTGGCCGATGTCGGTGTGTTGACTCAAGACGAGGCAACTCAAATTACTACCGCCCTGGCGCTAATTAAGGGCGAGATCGAAAATGGCGAGTTCCAGTTCGACGAGAAACTGGAAGATGTCCACATGAACATCGAAAGCGCTCTGGTCGCTCGTTTGGGTGACGTGGGGCGTAAATTGCATACCGGACGAAGCCGAAACGATCAGGTTTCGACCGATGCCCGGCTCTGGGTTCGCGATGCGATCGACCAGACCGACAAGCTGCTGGAAGGTTTGCAGAAGGCATTTGTCGGGCGATGCGAAGCCGACATGGACGTGATCCTGCCTGCTTATACGCACATGCAGCGAGCCCAGCCGGTTTTGGCACCTCACTATTGGCTGGCTTATACCGAGAAGTTTCAGCGTGACCGCGAACGCCTGGCCGATTGTCGGCGTCGTGTGAATGTCTGCAGCTTGGGCACCGCTGCCCTGGCGGGGACAACGATTCCGATCGATCGCGACAATGTCGCACGCCGTCTCGAGTTTGAAGCGGTGGCGGCGAACAGTATCGACGTTTCGAGTGACCGTGATTTTCTGGTGGAATATGCGTTCTGCCTGACAATGATCGCGGAGCACTTGAGTGTTTGGGCCGATGAATGGGTTTTGTGGTCCAGTGTCGAATTCAAGTTCATCAAGATTCCGCAGCAATTCTGCACCGGCAGTTCGATCATGCCGCAGAAGATCAATCCGGATGTCTGTGAATTGATTCGTGGCAAGTCGGCCCGCGTGATTGGGAACCTGCAGGCCTTGCTGGTTCTGATCAAAGGTCTGCCACTGGCTTACAACCGCGACCTGCAAGAAGACAAAGAACGGCTGTTCGATTCGGTCGACACCGTCCATCGATCGCTCGACCTGGCGGCTTCGATTGTCGAAGGGGCCCAGTTGAATGTCGAATCGATCAACTCGCGTCTGGAAGATGGCTTCCTTGATGCGACCACGTTGATGGAGTACTTGATCGGCAAAGGAACCCCCCAGCGGACCGCCCATCATCAGATTGGAAGTCTGGTCGCCACCGCGATGGACAAAGGTTGCCGTTTGGCTGATTTGCCGTTGGATGAATTTACGGCTGTTAACGAATCGCTCGATAAATCTGTTTATGACGTCTTGGGGGTCGCCAAAGCGGTCGCTGCATTCCGTAGCTACGGCTCGACTTCCCCCGGCGAAGTGAAAAAGCAAGTGGTTCGCTGGAAGGAGCAATTAGAATTGAGCTGA
- a CDS encoding protein kinase encodes MPSLRSFDQLNSIELLNLLENQVAGASSEIFRRYWPRLLPLIRQNLSAQLRQRVDAEDVAQSSLRSFFVRARDRQFRLDHGGDLWRLLAAISVNKARKQAQKHTAAKRSIMQEVIANPTELPRHFSEAVTPSQAIAIKEIVDQQLTKLPPEQIDVLTRYLAGESLATIAQRSDIPPRTLRRWVQHFRESLEHSLIDVALPIQRPSTTLAWEDYLLKQHVGSGGFGKVYRAVEKKRQRTVAIKSLHKRLQQDQMAVASFIQEARLLAKIHHPNVVGVHGLGQYPGGSYFLVLDWIDGEDLQQKLNRGESLELDALRIVRQVAIAVRAAHQAQIIHADLKPSNVLVSRSGGIHITDFGLATLRSQGSHAILPRGGTLAYLAPEQLDDAPLDFHADNYGIGGLFFTLLTGRPPRVGTTAEITQQLKSGQPLTWPKTTYSGETIPPDVLRFLQTCLAFAPDERFASVDQLLAALAKLSWPKYS; translated from the coding sequence GTGCCTTCGCTCCGTAGCTTCGACCAACTGAACTCAATCGAGCTCCTGAACCTGTTAGAAAATCAGGTCGCTGGGGCCTCGAGCGAGATCTTTCGTCGCTACTGGCCCAGGCTTCTGCCATTGATTCGCCAGAACCTGTCGGCTCAACTGCGGCAGCGTGTCGATGCGGAAGACGTAGCTCAGTCGTCTCTGCGAAGCTTCTTCGTCCGGGCCCGCGACCGGCAATTTCGCCTTGACCACGGAGGAGATCTTTGGCGACTGCTGGCTGCCATCTCCGTGAACAAAGCGAGAAAGCAAGCACAAAAGCATACCGCCGCGAAACGCAGCATCATGCAAGAAGTGATCGCGAATCCAACGGAGTTGCCACGACATTTCAGCGAAGCGGTGACACCAAGCCAAGCGATCGCCATCAAAGAGATTGTGGATCAGCAGCTGACGAAACTGCCGCCAGAACAGATTGATGTGCTGACGCGGTATCTTGCAGGCGAGTCGCTGGCCACCATCGCTCAGAGAAGTGACATACCACCCCGAACACTCCGCCGCTGGGTGCAACACTTTCGAGAATCGCTCGAGCATTCGTTGATCGATGTCGCTTTGCCCATTCAGCGACCGAGCACCACGCTTGCCTGGGAAGACTACCTCTTGAAGCAGCACGTGGGCAGTGGTGGATTCGGCAAGGTTTATCGTGCGGTCGAAAAGAAGCGACAACGCACCGTCGCAATCAAGTCACTCCATAAACGACTGCAGCAAGACCAGATGGCTGTCGCGTCGTTTATTCAAGAGGCGAGACTGCTGGCCAAGATCCATCACCCAAACGTTGTCGGCGTGCATGGCCTGGGACAATATCCTGGCGGTAGCTACTTTCTCGTTCTCGATTGGATCGATGGAGAAGACCTTCAACAGAAGTTGAACCGCGGTGAATCCCTCGAACTCGATGCCTTGCGTATTGTTCGCCAGGTCGCCATTGCAGTTCGCGCGGCACACCAGGCCCAGATCATTCATGCCGATTTGAAGCCGAGCAACGTGCTCGTATCTCGGAGCGGTGGGATTCACATCACTGACTTCGGATTGGCTACGCTCCGAAGCCAAGGCTCACACGCGATCTTACCGCGTGGCGGAACACTGGCTTATCTCGCACCAGAACAACTGGACGATGCCCCGCTCGACTTTCATGCCGACAATTATGGAATCGGTGGGCTGTTCTTCACGCTTCTGACCGGAAGACCACCTCGCGTGGGTACCACCGCCGAGATCACTCAGCAACTAAAATCAGGCCAGCCTCTGACTTGGCCCAAGACGACCTATTCAGGCGAAACCATTCCGCCGGACGTGCTTCGATTCCTGCAGACCTGCCTCGCGTTTGCTCCAGACGAACGGTTCGCGAGCGTTGATCAACTGCTGGCCGCCTTGGCGAAACTATCGTGGCCAAAGTATTCCTGA